The DNA region ACAACCATGAAACCAGTCGCCGGAAGGAGGAGCTGGAACAATACATCTTTTCCATGAAGGATATGTTGAGACAATGTAAGGTCTTCGAATAAAATATGGCCCCGTAACTAAATAGATGATACATACGAGTATAGTTTGCAATAAGCATACAGGTCCACCACTATACATATCAGAGGTATAAATTGTTGCTACTGATATCTTATCTGATTAGTATTTTCGGTATCAACGGGCTTAGTATAACCATATCTTGTGTGtggatttatatatttgtatatataaatatatatacacacacacacatatatatacatatatacacacatatatatatatatatatatatatatatatatatatacatatgtatatgtgtgtgtttgtgtgcaatatTTAGTTTCTGGCAATACTGAttgtgcttgtttttttttttagtatattgagatctaaaaAGATGCTGTATACATGTATTTGTGCTATCATCTAAAAACATACTGTGACTGTGCtctaatatttatattatgtatcatATATCGTTATCATACAAGACTCTATAGTATCAGGTACGTTTGTGCTGATTAAATCTCCACATTCGCTTGTTTATTTTACATAGTGGGTCTCTTAGTGACATATTGCAAAGTATATTAGATCCCGAGATCTGTTGTAAGTTTTAAGAATTCTCATCTGAGCTGAGAATACTTATTTCATGACCAATGTCCGGATTACATTGTTTATTGATAATGTGCTGTTTAAACATTATGTTTTGTTTGACAGTAAATGAAGTTCAAGAGAATGTACAGCCACCAACTGATCATCTTCATagtccacatgtaaagaatagagAACCAAGGGGAAGAAGTAGAGGAAAGGCCAGAGGAAGATGGGTTGACAACAGAGGAAGAGGTGGTGGACCTATAGAAGGATATAGAATCAATAATCCAGTAAGTAAACTAGTGACTTTCTTCTGACCTTTgggaaaattgaaaatttttatctCCTTGGAAGGACTGCTATATTATGAAGCACTGGTAATACTGAAATGTTTTACTGATGATCCAGTAAAGTTGCCAAATACATTCTTACTCTTTAGAACCTTGCAGTTTGAAAACACTTTCAGACTTTATTTTCACCCTTTTTTCTTTCATACTCTCTCCTCACACATTTGATGCCTCTGGTTTGCTTCACTGCCTTGTTCTCTAATAAAAATGACCAAATACATTATCCTCATTTTCACATAGATTACTGTATCCCACAGTCAAGATCAatcccttgtatttttttttcttcttttttttattataagattttttCCTGAATCTACTTACATGAGTGTATTCTATTATTGATGATAGTAATTTAAAAGTAAACAATTTAATTATGTAAAAGATTATTTTTCAGGATTTAACTCTACAGTATCTTACATTTTTTCAAAAAATGGAATAGGCTCTATAATCTTTACATTCAAAATTCTTTTATTTCAGACTGGAGGTTTTAGAAGAGAAAGGCCAACGCAAGTATGCTTtcaggatggttttgaaaatgtaAAAGACCAATGGAGTTCAGGAGAACAGGGGTTTCAAATTCTATACAGAGACCCAGATAGAGGGTGGAATTTAAAAAGGTACTTTCGTCCAAATTGAGGGTATCGAGGCAGTAGACACTCACCGGGAAAAATATTGAGAAATGTATCTACAGAATTTACTATTCATGATACAAATAAATACCAAGCAGAGCATAAAGATTTTCAAGGGCATAGAAGCAGGAGAGATTTACCAGGATAAAGATACAGAAATCCATCACCAGAATTTACTCCGTGTATTACAAATCACAGATCACAAGGATGTTCAAGATGACATAACTAAAAAGCATATCACAAGGCATAAGCCAATTAATGGCATCGGGCCTGTTTTTAGCATAAACCCTAGCTACTTATCAGAATTTTGCTTGTAGTCTTCTGCAGCTTCTAGCGCAGAAAAGCGTGCATCCACCTTCAGTAAGATGGATTGTTCAAAAGTCAccttatatatttgtaattaatgCTGTGGAAATTGCTCAAAGACCAAATATTCAATTATGTCAAGGTTATGATAACCGTGAGTGGTGTAAAAATCCAGAAACTTAGTTTACTAAAGGCCCTGCCACTATTTCCTTTAGACCTCTTGATATCTGTTACAACTATAATGGAGAAGGATGTAATTTTAGGAACTACTCTTCTTTGCATATATGTCGCAGCTTTATAACTGAACTCACACGCTGTAACATCTCAAATTGCCCACTTAACCATAACCTTCTTAGCTCTGACTTTATCAGTTGCT from Palaemon carinicauda isolate YSFRI2023 chromosome 35, ASM3689809v2, whole genome shotgun sequence includes:
- the LOC137627425 gene encoding uncharacterized protein, whose amino-acid sequence is MGDCYHDDTDNHETSRRKEELEQYIFSMKDMLRQLNEVQENVQPPTDHLHSPHVKNREPRGRSRGKARGRWVDNRGRGGGPIEGYRINNPTGGFRRERPTQVCFQDGFENVKDQWSSGEQGFQILYRDPDRGWNLKRYFRPN